One Cicer arietinum cultivar CDC Frontier isolate Library 1 chromosome 8, Cicar.CDCFrontier_v2.0, whole genome shotgun sequence DNA segment encodes these proteins:
- the LOC101488584 gene encoding uncharacterized protein: MIKCHLRELSKSFGSQIHPKKSEELRRTKIDIENNLSRVLKLIKTEDQSKKENSNKETELVGLIEDFYNQYQSLYVLYGRLTGEYMKVASRRVKVSSLSSSSSDSEYFSSDETDFNISNKNPFSRISQREHYSSFVNTLEALKTQKSTEPNEFETHEVKQLRSKNAELEQEAKCLRNHKCKIEEKMKHFRNEALNQKKEYTDQINVMQQNLESVCNKNRELEIQLENERGKVSQYLIRIQNMENLAETVSAEESLLKEKLCLIERIKELESQCSKQNDLEEQLRNARCEINTMQKQKSELELQNERSQNEYSETIQKLAETIDQKMEDNVRVLHQRIDVVEQLNKENKESFKLTKQKYEEEVKMLGETMADYEHEIRRFKEKVWKLEADVSKEGGEKMNLMKTVTQFERKIGKLEKKVKEKDEELVSLGEKKREAIRQLCFLVEFHRDRCLYLRDLMLKMNVRNI; encoded by the exons TGAAGAACTCAGAAGAACCAAAATAG ATATTGAAAACAACCTCTCAAGAGTCCTAAAGCTAATTAAGACTGAAGACCAAAGCAAAAAAGAAAACTCCAACAAAGAGACAGAACTTGTGGGACTAATTGAAGACTTCTACAATCAGTACCAGTCATTGTATGTATTGTACGGTCGCCTTACCGGAGAGTATATGAAAGTAGCTTCTCGTAGAGTAAAGGTTTCTTCACTCTCTTCCTCTAGTTCAGACTCTGAGTACTTTTCTTCAGATGAAACAGATTTCAACATCTCAAACAAAAACCCATTCTCAAGAATATCACAAAGGGAACATTATTCTTCATTTGTCAACACTCTTGAAGCTCTCAAAACTCAAAAATCAACAGAACCAAATGAGTTTGAAACACATGAAGTGAAACAGCTAAGATCAAAGAATGCTGAGCTTGAACAAGAAGCTAAATGTCTTCGAAACCATAAATGCAAAATCGAAGAAAAGATGAAACATTTTAGGAATGAAGCATTAAACCAAAAGAAAGAATACACCGATCAGATTAATGTCATGCAACAGAACTTGGAGTCTGTATGCAACAAGAACAGAGAATTGGAGATTCAGTTAGAAAATGAACGAGGAAAAGTTTCACAATACTTGATTCGGATACAAAATATGGAGAATTTAGCTGAAACTGTTTCAGCTGAAGAAAGTCTGCTAAAAGAGAAACTATGTTTAATTGAAAGGATAAAGGAATTGGAATCTCAATGCAGCAAACAAAATGATTTGGAAGAACAGTTAAGAAATGCAAGGTGTGAGATAAACACTATGCAGAAACAGAAAAGTGAGTTAGAGTTACAAAATGAACGAAGCCAAAATGAATATTCAGAAACGATACAGAAGTTAGCAGAAACCATTGATCAAAAAATGGAAGACAATGTTCGTGTATTGCATCAGAGGATCGACGTGGTAGAACAGTTGAACAAGGAAAACAAAGAAAGTTTCAAATTGACAAAGCAAAAGTACGAGGAAGAGGTTAAAATGCTTGGGGAAACAATGGCTGATTATGAACATGAAATTAGGAGGTTTAAAGAAAAGGTGTGGAAATTAGAAGCTGATGTGAGCAAGGAAGGAGGTGAgaaaatgaatttgatgaaaacaGTGACACAGTTTGAAAGGAAAATTGGGAAATTGgaaaagaaagtgaaagagaaGGATGAAGAGTTGGTAAGCCTTGGGGAGAAGAAGAGGGAAGCAATAAGACAGCTTTGTTTTCTGGTTGAGTTTCATCGTGATCGTTGTCTCTATCTAAGGGATTTGATGTTAAAGATGAACGTAAGGAACATATAA